A section of the Saccopteryx leptura isolate mSacLep1 chromosome 4, mSacLep1_pri_phased_curated, whole genome shotgun sequence genome encodes:
- the MEIOB gene encoding meiosis-specific with OB domain-containing protein, which translates to MSYSFASKNFTSLSDLHPNMANLKIIGIVIGKTDVKGFPDRKNIGSERYTFSFTIRDSSSHFVNATSWGKEDYIRSLSDSFRVGECVIIENPLIQRKDLEREEKFSPATPSDCKLLLSEDHSTVKVCSSYEVDTKLLSLIYLPVKESRDYYSLGDIVANGHSLAGRIINVLAAVRSVGEPKNFTTSDRRKGQRCEVKLYDETESSFAMICWDNESILLAQSWVPRETVIFASDVRISFDKFRNCMTATVISKTIITTNPDTPEANILLNFIRENKETNLLDDEIDSYLKESINLNTIVDVYTVEQLKLKALKNEGKADPFYGILYAYISTLNIDGETTKVVRNRCSSCGYIVNEASNICTTCNKDSLELKSVFLSFDMLIDVSDHTGTLHSCSLAGSVAEETLGCTFFLSDRARGGLRISVLSCKLADPVEASRNLSGKEIVKPDVTVNSGEEYKL; encoded by the exons ATATTGGGTCAGAAAGGTACACTTTCAGTTTCACCATTCGTGATTCATCAAGCCATTTTGTAAATGCAACGTCCTGGGGCAAGGAAGATTACATCAGATCACTATCTGACAGCTTTAGGGTGGGTGAGTGTG TGATAATTGAAAATCCCCTGATCCAAAGAAAGGacttagaaagagaagaaaaattcagCCCTGCAACTCCTAG TGATTGTAAATTATTGCTCAGTGAAGATCACTCAACAGTAAAAGTTTGTTCCAGTTATGAAGTGGACACCAAGTTACTTTCTTTGATATACTTACCTGTTAAAGAGTCTCGGGATTATTATTCACTGGGTGATATTGTTGCAAATGGACACAGTCTTGCTGGGAGAATTATTAACGTGCTTGCAGCTGTAAGGTCG GTTGGAGAGCCAAAAAACTTTACAACTTCAGACCGAAGGAAAGGCCAGAGGTGTGAAGTTAAACTCTATGATGAGACAGAGTCTTCTTTTGCAATGATATG ttgGGATAATGAATCCATTCTACTTGCACAGAGCTGGGTGCCACGAGAAACAG TAATATTTGCCTCAGATGTAAGAATAAGTTTTGACAAATTTCGGAACTGCATGACAGCAACTGTAATCTCAAAAACCATTATTACAACTAATCCAG ACACACCAGAAGCTAACATCTTATTGAAttttataagagaaaataaagaaacaaatcttCTGGATGATGAAATTGACAGTTATTTGAAAGAATCCATAAATT taaatacaATAGTTGATGTCTATACAGTTGAGCAATTAAAGTTAAAAGCTTTGAAGAATGAAGGAAAAGCTGATCCTTTTTATGGCATTCTTTATGCTTACATTTCTACACTGAACATTGATGGTGAAACTACAAAAGTAGTTCGAAATAGATG ttCCAGCTGTGGTTACATTGTAAATGAAGCATCAAATATTTGTACAACCTGCAACAAAGATTCTCTGGAGCTTAAATCTGTTTTTCTCAGCTTCGATATGCTAATTGATGTTAGTGATCACACAGGTACTCTCCATTCCTGTAGTCTCGCAGGAAGTGTTGCTGAGGAGACTCTGGGCTGCACG TTTTTTTTATCAGACAGAGCAAGGGGTGGATTGAGAATTAGTGTGCTCTCGTGTAAGCTTGCAGATCCTGTTGAGGCAAGTAGAAACTTGTCTGGAAAGGAAATAGTTAAACCAGATGTCACTGTAAACTCTGGAGAAGAATACAAGTTATAA